The following are encoded together in the Thunnus maccoyii chromosome 18, fThuMac1.1, whole genome shotgun sequence genome:
- the LOC121884788 gene encoding uncharacterized protein LOC121884788 → MAAPREELQEALCQYTTDTLICIDTVRGFCEKISKWMLGRETELNMIVDIKDRADKIDLSISHVTQSENRGNAFLEYMKSKVTHVTADSRREELEQELAAVLKDTLGGLEKLDCFLDAVERLAITSLHVFNEDNRVSHLPQEISPDTVQVGIIAARRVCPLLLQFKRDAKAFFLPKLQNVEVLAYQLDRYIQTTQKICDTLEKSCFSEFSLKMAMNTVVDLDVNMSEDDIRRMLCHINQLEEIRMDQHFRMVFLFEEESCGHFISEFDERQPRMLQFLNDLEEIAVQLDRMNKGAKISSVAGSSVGAVGGVLSIIGLALIPVTAGVSLALTMTGVGLGITSGVNSAVTTATEIGVNRTYQKKASEAFQSFMEDVQSLQDCLDEVTNREASQIDVAVGVSKVLCKVGLVGKSIDSLADAASAVKMLKSEELIVGAGKVVAQEGKALSNVPRLASDIPDIGQAAVKGPLALSKSARAGLIALNALFVGMDIFFICKDSISLAKGNETEVSQFIRARAALWSSEMDSWKKTRDSLCQGLLTSEKKQVILETPFEPEMEIKKDKETEMEFPSDEVDEKVKEKQSCVIQ, encoded by the exons ATGGCTGCGCCAAG agaGGAACTACAGGAGGCCTTGTGCCAGTACACTACAGATACCCTTATCTGCATTGACACAGTGAGAGGATTCTGTGAGAAGATCTCTAAATGGATGCTTGGGAGGGAAACAGAGTTAAACATGATTGTGGACATTAAAGACAGAGCTGACAAAATTGACCTGAGCATCAGCCATGTTACCCAGTCAGAGAACAGAGGCAATGCTTTTCTGGAATATATGAAGAGCAAGGTGACCCACGTGACTGCAGACAGCAGGCGTGAAGAGCTGGAGCAGGAGCTGGCTGCTGTGCTGAAGGACACTCTGGGAGGCCTGGAGAAGCTCGACTGCTTCCTGGATGCAGTGGAGAGGCTGGCGATCACCTCGCTGCATGTGTTTAATGAGGACAACCGGGTGTCGCATCTGCCCCAAGAGATCAGCCCTGACACTGTTCAGGTTGGCATCATTGCTGCACGGCGGGTCTGCCCACTCCTCCTCCAGTTTAAAAGAGATGCAAAGGCCTTCTTCCTTCCCAAACTTCAGAATGTGGAAGTGCTTGCATATCAGTTGGACAGATACATCCAGACCACCCAGAAGATCTGTGACACATTAGAGAAAAG CTGTTTCAGTGAGTTTTCCCTGAAGATGGCTATGAATACTGTGGTAGACCTCGATGTGAATATGTCTGAAGATGACATACGAAGGATGCTTTGTCACATTAATCAGCTTGAGGAAATCAG GATGGACCAGCACTTCCGGATGGTGTTCTTGTTCGAGGAGGAATCATGTGGTCACTTCATCAGTGAGTTTGATGAACGACAGCCCAGGATGCTGCAGTTTCTAAATGACCTGGAGGAGATTGCTGTTCAGCTAGACAGGATGAATAAAGGGGCAAAGATCTCCAGTGTGGCAGGAAGCTCGGTTGGCGCGGTTGGTGGTGTTCTTTCCATCATTGGTTTGGCATTAATTCCTGTAACAGCTGGAGTGTCTCTTGCTCTGACAATGACTGGGGTGGGGCTGGGAATTACCAGTGGAGTTAACAGCGCTGTCACCACAGCCACGGAGATTGGAGTCAACCGCACATATCAAAAGAAAGCCAGTGAAGCCTTCCAGAGCTTCATGGAGGATGTGCAGAGTCTCCAGGATTGTCTGGACGAGGTCACTAACAGGGAAGCAAGTCAGATAGATGTGGCTGTGGGAGTAAGCAAGGTGCTTTGTAAAGTTGGTCTTGTTGGAAAAAGCATAGATTCACTTGCTGATGCTGCCTCTGCTGTTAAGATGTTGAAAAGTGAGGAGCTGATTGTAGGTGCTGGTAAGGTGGTGGCCCAGGAAGGTAAAGCATTAAGTAATGTACCCAGACTGGCGTCAGATATCCCAGATATTGGTCAGGCAGCAGTCAAAGGGCCCCTTGCTCTCTCCAAGTCAGCCAGGGCTGGTCTCATTGCACTCAATGCTCTTTTCGTTGGCATGGACATCTTCTTCATCTGTAAAGACAGCATCAGTCTGGCCAAAGGCAACGAGACGGAAGTCTCACAGTTCATCAGAGCCAGAGCTGCACTTTGGAGCTCAGAGATGGACTCATGGAAGAAAACCCGCGATTCGCTGTGTCAGGGTCTGCTGAcatcagagaaaaaacaagttaTCCTGGAGACGCCATTTGAGCCGGAGATGGAGATcaagaaagataaagaaacagaaatggaaTTTCCATCTGACGAAGTGgatgaaaaagtgaaagaaaaacagtcttGTGTAATACAGTAG